From the genome of bacterium:
AGTGTTCGCGTTATTGACTCGAAAATCGGGGAATTCTGCGAGATAGCAGTAGATAGTGCCCACTATATCTGGGATGTTGGCAAGCCCCATATGCCTGTAGTGCGATTTTTCGTCAGGGTCGGTGAGAATGCTGAGTTCACCGCGCGTCGTTCCAAAGATTTCTCCGTAACAAAGCTCGAAAAGCCCATTCTTCCCAGCCAGCCGTTGACCCCGCAAAGATGGGACAGCGTAACAGTTTTAGATACCCTAACCTACAAATTGGACCTCTACCCAAAAGGTGTTGCAAAAATCGTTGAGTCTGGTATTATCCACGGGGATAGATTCCTGCTTTTTGAACTTCACCCGCTTGAGTATTGTCCCAGAGTTGGCGAGCTGCGGGTGTACGACTGGATTGAGCTTGAGGTTAAATGGCATGGAAAATCCACGGGTCTGCTGTCGCCAGTTTTTGACCCCATTAAAGAGCATATTTTCATTAATCCTGCGCTTTTGCCGGCTGCCCATCCGAGGGCAAAAATTGTCATGATAGCTCCTGAACGCTACATTCCTATACTTGAGCCGCTTATTTCGTGGCGTAAAGAACTTGGTTTCGATGTCACCGTTCTTTCGGCTGATAGGTTGCCATTCTATGCTGCGAGGATAAGAGATACCATTGAGGCGATATATCACTCGTCAGGCGGAGTTGATTATCTTGTCATAGTGGGTGATGTCGACGATGTGCCCACATTTTCGAGCGGAGGCTCACATTCGCCGACTGATATAGATTATGGATGCGTGGACGGCAGCGATTTTATCCCCGACATATTGGTGGGAAGGATTTCGGTCGAGGACAGTGCTCAGCTCGCTGAGCTTGTTGGAAGATTCATCGCGTACGAAAAGTTCAGATATCTTGATTCGACATTCGCGGGGAGGTTCCTGTTCGGCATTACAGATGATTCTCGGACACATGGGCTTGTTGTGCGGACTCATCACTTTGTGAGGGATAACTATCTTCCCATTTGGGGAATAGGTTACGAAGAACTCGACGGTGACAGCGTTGGAGAGTCGGATGTTATAGCAGCGCTCGACAGCGGATACGCATTTTACTATTACTATGGTCACGGAAGCCCTGAAGGGCTCTCTGCGCCGAGGTTTACCACGGCAGGCGTTGATAGGCTTGCTAATGCGAATATGTATCCTTTTATCGTCGGCAACGCATGCAGCACCAATGACTTCACCCGCCCGGAATCTTTTGGAGAGGCACTTCTGAGGCGTCATAACAAAGGTGCTATAGCATACATAGGCGGTTCTAATGTTACCTTCTGGTATCCCGATAGCCTTTGGGAAAGGGAAACTTTTCGCGCATTTCTTGTGGACTCAGTGTCGTCCGTGATGGGGATGTGCTACGAGGCGTTGCTCTCAGTCATGGCGGGTTTTCCGACATTTGCGCATTACTTCTTTGATGTTTACAACCTTATCGGCGACCCCTCCCTTAGATTATGGGCTGGAATACCTGTCCAGCTCGACATCGTGGCGCCCGATAGTTTCAGAATAAGCGAGCTATGCACTCTTAATGTATGGGTAGGGTATGCCTCGATACCGCTTGCAGGTGTTGTGGTCTGCGCGCTGACGAAAGATACTGCTGTAGTCGAGAAAACCAACTCAGCGGGATTGGCAAGATTAATCGTTCCAGCTATTCCGCCTGACACAATAACGCTTACTGCCTCAGCGTTCAGAAAAATACCCATACAGAAAAAAATTCTGCCATACAGTCCTGATGAGCCATTCATATACGAAACCATGCTCTCGATAGTTGACCCGAGTTCGTTGTCGGTTCGGAACGATGAAGATTTTCAAGCCGACTTTGGAGAAACGCTTGCCGTGGAACTTGGACTTATTAACTACGGCACGCTTTCGCACGATATTAAAGTCAAACTTACCTCGTCCGACAGCCTTGTTACCGTGCTTCACGATTCCGCTTTCATCGACTCTCTGGCTAATTACGAATCCGAAACGGTTGAGTTTGTTCTTGCCATATCACCTTATGTGGAGAATAACGATACGGTAATGCTTAGGGTTGACATTGTGGATGGTGACCTGAACAGGTTTTCCCTTGATGTGCCTCTCGTTTTGAGGGCGCCTTATATAAATGTTTATCAGACGCTCATTGACGATTCCGTGCATGGTGATATGGACTATGTTGCCGAGCCGGGCGAAACTATTGATGTAACGATAATTTTTGGGAAAAATGTGGGTTGTAATATTGCTCGTGGGCAGCTTAGAATTTATCCCGTTGACAGAAGCATATCGGTTATAGGTTACGACTCGACGATTGAGCTTGATACATGCGGTTTTGACACTGTTTTGGCTCAGATTTATATTTACAACCCTCAGGATACATTCACGAGACTTGCCGTGCAGGTTAACTATTACGAGTTCAGCTGGCGGGAAACGCTTTTGGTCTTTGCTGGTAGCAATCCTGTGTATTTTGCGTGTGATAACCTGACTGACTGGAATTTAATTGGCGCTGGGTTGGTGAACATTGATGATAAGGTTTTCAATTCACCGCCGGCGAGTTTCCATTTCGCAGACACTTTCTACGGCTCGAATTGGGACTTTGCATTGGTTTCACCTGAATTCATAATTCCGTATCACAGTGCATTTAATTTCTGGCAAAAACTTTTTCTGCCGAGGTATGACCGCGACGACCGCGCATGGGTTGAGCTCTGGCTGGAACATGACACGATAATTATCTGGCAGCATGACAGCATAAAGACTCATTGGGAACTTGAGAGAGTAGCGCTTGATAGGTCGCTATGGGGTCGGCGATGCAGGCTCGCGTTTAGATTCCTGTCTAACCGTGAGGCGGAACGACTCGGGTGGTATGTTGATGACATTACAGTTGGATTTAGCGGCGAGTTTTTCGGTGATGCAAGTGTAAGTCCGCTTTACGGTGATACGACACAGCCGCAGTTTACTGTAGGTTTTACATATTTTAACCCAGCAGGGGTTCCTACTTTGCCGCATGCCGTCGTAGACGGGACAAGTTATCTCATGGTGCCAGATGGGACATATGATACTCGATGGACACGCTATATAGCGCGTGTTCCGCTTTCGTTTGGTGTGCATCAATATCACTTTGAGATGGGTTCGTCTCGATTTCCGCAGAGCGGCGAGTTTGTTGGACCAATAGTTGGACAGCTTGTGAAGCACCTCGATTTCGACCCACCAGAAAGCCTTGAATTAGCCGAATTTGCTGTTGAGGGAGATACAGGATGGTTCATTAGTCGCACGACTATGGCTCATTCGGGCGATTATTGCTGGAACAATTTCGGTTCGGGGACATCGTACGCTAACTATCTCGATACAAAGCTTGTGTGGCGCCTTGACCTGAGCGGCTTGACGAGTCCGGCAGTAACATTCTGGGCGTATTACGACATCGCGATGGGGAGGACGACAGGGCTTATTCGAGATGGCGGCAATATTAAGGTGAGGACGCGAACGACTACATGGATACTAAATCCCGTGCCATATTATGATGGCTACATAGTTAGCACCGTTAACAGGCTTAATGGTGAGCCCGCCTATGCTGAGGTTTGGGGCAAAAAATGGCGAAAATTTTTCGTGGACCTTTCATCATTTGCTGGTGACTCGATTGAACTGATGTTTTGTTTCGGAACTAATAATACCTCAACATCGCTTGGATGGCTTATTGACGACCTAAAGCTTCTGGACATGCCCTCAACCCGAATAGTGGATGATGGGCAGATAAAGCCCAAAGGTAGACTTATTCTTTCTGTGTATCCGAATCCTTTCAACACATCGTGCGCTATCGAGGTAAGCGCGCCCTCAGACGGTGAGCTTGGCATTTATAATGTTGTCGGCAGGTGTCTTGTTAGGCTTAAAATTAAGCGAGGCAACCATCAATTTGTCTTGAGTGGCGATGGATTACCTTCAGGGGTTTATTTTGTGAGGGTAGAGGCTAAAGCTCTTAAAAGTTTGAAGAAAATACTGCTGGTCAAATAGTGTGTTACTTAAATATTTATCTAATAATTTGGGTTACAAAATGAAGCATTCTATAGTTAAGCACCCAATCGAGTTTTTCCATTGCTCGTGTTAAGGGTTCCATCATTTTGGCCCAAGCTTGCCCATCTGTCACCCATATAAATTCAATTCCTTTATCTTTAGCAACATTATTCATTTCCACATAGCTTTCAGCTATTGATATGGGCTTACTACCCGCTGTGTTGTAGAAACTACATTCGATGATTGCTTTTGGGATTGGGGTATTTTCCTTGTAAATCACAATATCATGTGTTTTACCTTTACTTCTGCTTTTCCCACTTATCCGATACAGAGAGTAATTGGGATCATTGTTTACAATTTTGTATTTTGAAGGTAATAATTTTCTTATTTTTATTTGAACCAGTTTTTCAAATATTTTCCCACTACGGTTTTTCCTTGTATTTGTGTCTAACCCTACCTCGACGCCAAAGAGGTAGTCGTGTAGATCGTTTATGTTGTTAAATAATTCTATAATTCCTGTTTTTTCGCAAAACTCCAGTATTTTGTGGATGGAATTGTTATTTAGATTATTGCTGTTAAAATCGAATGTCAGATAGTCCTCAATTGATTGTTCAAATATTTCGATACAATTATCTTTTGTGCGTACAGCAATTAATAAGGGTATTACTTCTGCTGTTTTTGGATAATTTTTTAGAAGTTTTTCAAGGTGCCTTTTACGATTTTCTATTGGAACTTTTCTCAACGAATTTAGCAGTGAGATTTCTTCTAAAAATTTATTGACATCACTTTTTACTTTGTTCCAATCAACAAAGTAATCATAAGTTTTGTTGGTTATTAGAAGATTTGAAAAGAAATGCTCTCTGTAATCCTCAAATGTTTTGAAACCCAATGTTTTAAATTTTACCATTTTATACTAAACTTGTATTTCTTGTATTCTTCATGGTTTATTGGCTTTCTGAATACGAATATGTGCTCGTGGCCAATTAGATAAAATTCGTATTCTTTGGCTCGCCACTTCTCGCGAGTGCCTTTCATGTTCCATTGAATTTTGATTATGTCTTCTTTTAGAATAAAGCCGGCCTCGAGGAATATTTCCATTACACGAGTTGATATAGGCACATAATGTTTGTGCTTCCTTGTGTCACCAATAAGGATTGCGCATATTTTTCCGGGTTTTAAAACCCTCAACGATTCTTTAGCGATATCAGACATAGCTGTAAGATATTCACCAAAGCTCATTGTTGATAAGTCATCTTTGTTATCTTTGCGTTTTGAATATGATATGATGTTTGCATACGGTGGGTGGGTTGCCACTAAATCGATTGTCTGATCATCTATTTTTTCTAAGTTGCGGGCATCGCCTAAATATGTTTTTATAGTTGGTTCATCTTCCTCGGAGAACAAGGT
Proteins encoded in this window:
- a CDS encoding type II restriction endonuclease, which produces MVKFKTLGFKTFEDYREHFFSNLLITNKTYDYFVDWNKVKSDVNKFLEEISLLNSLRKVPIENRKRHLEKLLKNYPKTAEVIPLLIAVRTKDNCIEIFEQSIEDYLTFDFNSNNLNNNSIHKILEFCEKTGIIELFNNINDLHDYLFGVEVGLDTNTRKNRSGKIFEKLVQIKIRKLLPSKYKIVNNDPNYSLYRISGKSRSKGKTHDIVIYKENTPIPKAIIECSFYNTAGSKPISIAESYVEMNNVAKDKGIEFIWVTDGQAWAKMMEPLTRAMEKLDWVLNYRMLHFVTQIIR
- a CDS encoding DNA methylase — its product is MKEITHKDYLEFIRTHDSVTIGNNTIKLHKEWKINSFGPPEDYQLERTTVWSFPDRGNWATHIGNYRGNWSPYIPRNLILKYTEKGDWVLDQMMGSGTTLVEAKLLGRNAIGVDININAVMLARDRLNFSAKTLFSEEDEPTIKTYLGDARNLEKIDDQTIDLVATHPPYANIISYSKRKDNKDDLSTMSFGEYLTAMSDIAKESLRVLKPGKICAILIGDTRKHKHYVPISTRVMEIFLEAGFILKEDIIKIQWNMKGTREKWRAKEYEFYLIGHEHIFVFRKPINHEEYKKYKFSIKW
- a CDS encoding T9SS type A sorting domain-containing protein, with product SVRVIDSKIGEFCEIAVDSAHYIWDVGKPHMPVVRFFVRVGENAEFTARRSKDFSVTKLEKPILPSQPLTPQRWDSVTVLDTLTYKLDLYPKGVAKIVESGIIHGDRFLLFELHPLEYCPRVGELRVYDWIELEVKWHGKSTGLLSPVFDPIKEHIFINPALLPAAHPRAKIVMIAPERYIPILEPLISWRKELGFDVTVLSADRLPFYAARIRDTIEAIYHSSGGVDYLVIVGDVDDVPTFSSGGSHSPTDIDYGCVDGSDFIPDILVGRISVEDSAQLAELVGRFIAYEKFRYLDSTFAGRFLFGITDDSRTHGLVVRTHHFVRDNYLPIWGIGYEELDGDSVGESDVIAALDSGYAFYYYYGHGSPEGLSAPRFTTAGVDRLANANMYPFIVGNACSTNDFTRPESFGEALLRRHNKGAIAYIGGSNVTFWYPDSLWERETFRAFLVDSVSSVMGMCYEALLSVMAGFPTFAHYFFDVYNLIGDPSLRLWAGIPVQLDIVAPDSFRISELCTLNVWVGYASIPLAGVVVCALTKDTAVVEKTNSAGLARLIVPAIPPDTITLTASAFRKIPIQKKILPYSPDEPFIYETMLSIVDPSSLSVRNDEDFQADFGETLAVELGLINYGTLSHDIKVKLTSSDSLVTVLHDSAFIDSLANYESETVEFVLAISPYVENNDTVMLRVDIVDGDLNRFSLDVPLVLRAPYINVYQTLIDDSVHGDMDYVAEPGETIDVTIIFGKNVGCNIARGQLRIYPVDRSISVIGYDSTIELDTCGFDTVLAQIYIYNPQDTFTRLAVQVNYYEFSWRETLLVFAGSNPVYFACDNLTDWNLIGAGLVNIDDKVFNSPPASFHFADTFYGSNWDFALVSPEFIIPYHSAFNFWQKLFLPRYDRDDRAWVELWLEHDTIIIWQHDSIKTHWELERVALDRSLWGRRCRLAFRFLSNREAERLGWYVDDITVGFSGEFFGDASVSPLYGDTTQPQFTVGFTYFNPAGVPTLPHAVVDGTSYLMVPDGTYDTRWTRYIARVPLSFGVHQYHFEMGSSRFPQSGEFVGPIVGQLVKHLDFDPPESLELAEFAVEGDTGWFISRTTMAHSGDYCWNNFGSGTSYANYLDTKLVWRLDLSGLTSPAVTFWAYYDIAMGRTTGLIRDGGNIKVRTRTTTWILNPVPYYDGYIVSTVNRLNGEPAYAEVWGKKWRKFFVDLSSFAGDSIELMFCFGTNNTSTSLGWLIDDLKLLDMPSTRIVDDGQIKPKGRLILSVYPNPFNTSCAIEVSAPSDGELGIYNVVGRCLVRLKIKRGNHQFVLSGDGLPSGVYFVRVEAKALKSLKKILLVK